A stretch of the Chitiniphilus purpureus genome encodes the following:
- a CDS encoding NAD+ synthase, with the protein MLRITLAQLNPTVGDFAGNLALMRAAAETAQRDGAQLVVFPELSLTGYYPGDLLDEPAFLAASDAALAELLAASHTTPGLNWVIGAPTRRQGPGKPLSNSLLVIADGEVRLQYAKQLLPTYNIFDERRHFEPGPDNNRVLRIGAWRVGFLICEDGWNDDGRDYAVNPFQRLAEAAPDLVVSINASPSNIGKREQRHRLFATASHRHDLPLLYVNQVGGQDQLVFDGASFAVTPQDGVVFEARRFEEDVRTLAFDGARFVAADGAALPAVDPAGLPAMAFYRRQTVLGLRDYARRCGFTHAVIGCSGGIDSALTLALAAEALGADNVTAITMPSRFSSAGSVDDSVTLCRNLGVRLIEHPIRDMVDAYATGFAAAFGAPLAGLPLENLQARVRGTVLMEYSNAYGHLLLTTGNKSEISVGYCTLYGDTNGGLGLIGDLYKTEVYALSRHLNEAAGRELIPAPILDKEPSAELAPGQRDTDSLPPYPVLDALLKVLVEGPLLGQDERAAVEAEYARLTADAGGQALVARIRSLIARNEYKRRQAPPILRLRARAFGSGRQMPIAARHVF; encoded by the coding sequence ATGCTTCGTATCACCCTCGCCCAGCTCAATCCCACCGTCGGTGACTTCGCCGGCAACCTCGCATTGATGCGCGCCGCGGCCGAAACGGCGCAACGCGATGGCGCGCAACTGGTGGTGTTTCCCGAGCTGTCGCTCACCGGCTACTACCCGGGCGATCTGCTCGACGAACCGGCCTTTCTCGCCGCCAGCGACGCGGCGCTGGCCGAGCTGCTCGCCGCCAGCCATACCACGCCCGGCCTCAACTGGGTGATCGGCGCACCCACGCGGCGCCAGGGGCCGGGCAAGCCGCTGTCCAACAGCCTGCTGGTGATCGCCGATGGCGAAGTGCGTTTGCAGTACGCCAAGCAACTGCTGCCCACCTACAACATCTTCGACGAGCGCCGCCACTTCGAGCCGGGGCCGGACAACAACCGCGTGCTGCGCATTGGCGCATGGCGCGTCGGCTTTTTGATCTGCGAGGATGGCTGGAACGATGACGGCCGCGACTATGCGGTCAATCCATTCCAGCGGCTGGCCGAGGCCGCGCCGGACCTGGTGGTGTCGATCAACGCCAGCCCGTCCAACATCGGCAAGCGCGAACAGCGGCATCGGCTGTTTGCCACTGCCAGCCACCGCCACGATCTGCCGCTGCTCTACGTGAACCAGGTCGGCGGCCAGGACCAGCTGGTGTTCGACGGCGCCTCGTTCGCCGTCACCCCGCAGGACGGCGTGGTGTTCGAGGCGCGGCGTTTCGAGGAAGACGTGCGCACGCTGGCATTCGACGGCGCACGCTTCGTCGCCGCCGATGGCGCCGCGCTGCCCGCGGTCGATCCGGCCGGCCTGCCGGCGATGGCGTTCTACCGCCGGCAGACCGTGCTGGGGCTGCGCGACTATGCCCGGCGCTGCGGCTTCACGCATGCGGTCATCGGCTGCTCGGGCGGCATCGACAGCGCATTGACGCTGGCGCTGGCGGCCGAGGCGCTGGGCGCCGACAACGTCACCGCCATCACCATGCCCTCACGCTTTTCCAGCGCCGGCAGCGTCGACGATTCGGTCACGCTGTGCCGCAACCTGGGTGTGCGGCTGATCGAGCATCCGATCCGCGATATGGTCGATGCCTATGCCACGGGCTTTGCCGCGGCCTTCGGCGCGCCGCTGGCGGGCCTGCCGCTGGAGAACCTGCAGGCGCGGGTGCGCGGCACGGTGTTGATGGAATATTCCAACGCGTATGGCCATCTGCTGCTCACCACCGGCAACAAGAGCGAGATCTCGGTCGGCTACTGCACGCTGTACGGCGATACCAACGGCGGACTCGGGCTGATTGGCGATCTGTACAAGACCGAGGTCTACGCGCTGAGTCGCCACCTGAACGAGGCGGCCGGCCGTGAGTTGATCCCCGCGCCCATCCTCGACAAGGAACCGTCCGCCGAGCTGGCGCCCGGCCAGCGCGATACCGACAGCCTGCCACCCTACCCGGTGCTCGATGCGCTGCTGAAGGTACTGGTCGAAGGCCCGTTGCTGGGCCAGGACGAACGCGCGGCGGTCGAGGCCGAATACGCCCGGCTGACCGCCGATGCGGGCGGCCAAGCGCTGGTGGCACGCATCCGCAGCCTGATCGCCCGCAACGAATACAAGCGGCGCCAGGCCCCACCCATCCTGCGGCTGCGTGCCCGTGCCTTCGGCAGCGGCCGGCAGATGCCCATCGCCGCCCGCCACGTGTTCTGA
- the pncB gene encoding nicotinate phosphoribosyltransferase, with product MNAPIVRSLLENDLYKFTMWQALLHHQPGAMAEYAFVCRNTPAFALADLKAEVEAELDHLCSLQFAADELDYLRGLRFIKSDFVDFLSVFHFQRRFVTVSTEGETLRIVARGPLVHVMGFEIFVLYIVNTLYHRRLGDSEAVLAEARQRLQAKIDVIKAADAELRDEAEFPFVLFDFGLRRRHSAQWHDEVLAALTRELPHYLRGTSNVHLARRYGITPIGTMAHEYLQAYQAFGSRLRDFQKSALEGWVQEYRGDLGTALTDVIGMDAFLADFDLYFAKLFDGLRHDSGDPVAWGEKAIAHYQKLRIDPRTKRLVFSDGLNPQKALALYRHFHGRIHTSFGIGTDLTNDTPQRALNIVMKLTHCNGQPVAKLSDAPGKTLCEDQTFLAYLRQVFSHTAS from the coding sequence ATGAACGCGCCCATCGTACGCAGCCTGCTGGAAAACGATCTTTACAAGTTCACCATGTGGCAGGCCCTGCTGCACCACCAGCCCGGCGCGATGGCCGAATACGCCTTCGTCTGCCGCAATACGCCGGCCTTCGCGCTGGCCGATCTGAAAGCCGAGGTCGAGGCCGAGCTGGACCACCTGTGCAGTCTGCAATTTGCTGCGGACGAGCTCGATTACCTGCGCGGTCTGCGCTTCATCAAAAGCGATTTCGTCGATTTCCTGAGCGTGTTCCATTTCCAGCGCCGCTTTGTCACGGTCAGCACCGAGGGCGAGACACTGCGCATCGTGGCGCGCGGACCGCTGGTGCACGTGATGGGGTTCGAGATCTTCGTGCTCTATATCGTCAACACGCTCTACCACCGCCGGCTGGGTGACAGCGAGGCTGTGCTCGCCGAAGCGCGCCAACGCCTGCAGGCCAAGATCGATGTGATCAAGGCAGCGGACGCCGAATTGCGGGACGAGGCGGAATTCCCGTTCGTGCTGTTCGATTTCGGGTTGCGCCGGCGTCATTCGGCGCAGTGGCACGACGAGGTGCTGGCAGCGCTGACGCGCGAACTGCCGCACTATCTGCGCGGCACGTCGAATGTCCACCTGGCCAGGCGCTATGGCATCACACCGATCGGCACGATGGCGCACGAGTATCTGCAGGCCTACCAGGCGTTCGGCTCGCGGCTGCGCGATTTCCAGAAGTCGGCGCTGGAGGGCTGGGTACAGGAATATCGCGGCGACCTGGGCACGGCATTGACCGACGTGATCGGCATGGATGCCTTCCTCGCCGATTTCGACCTGTATTTCGCCAAGCTCTTCGACGGATTGCGCCATGATTCGGGCGACCCGGTGGCATGGGGCGAGAAAGCGATCGCGCACTACCAGAAGCTGCGTATCGATCCGCGCACCAAGCGGCTGGTGTTCTCGGACGGGCTCAATCCGCAGAAGGCGCTGGCGCTGTACCGGCACTTCCATGGCCGCATCCATACCAGCTTTGGCATCGGCACCGACCTGACCAACGACACCCCGCAGCGGGCGCTCAACATCGTGATGAAACTCACGCATTGCAACGGCCAGCCGGTGGCCAAGCTCTCCGATGCGCCGGGCAAGACGCTGTGCGAAGACCAGACGTTCCTCGCGTATTTGCGGCAGGTGTTCAGTCATACGGCCAGTTAG
- a CDS encoding cysteine hydrolase family protein — translation MFKQHLLIIDPQNDFCDLPPGFRPPDPLLQGTHRAPALPVAGAHADMLRLATLIDAIGDRFNAITITLDSHQRLDIAHPTFWQDGDGTPIAPFTQIRAVDVANGRYMPRDPAATARVLDYLGALEAKGRYVHMVWPVHCEIGSWGHAVHDSLRSAYNRWEERTLGIVAKVVKGTNPWTEHYSAIEAEVPLDEDASTQANAPLVAALDVADRIVVAGEAGSHCVRATVEHLVARLPDGATRLTLLTDCMSAVAGFETQYRDFLTDMQTRGARLATSLDLAAASPA, via the coding sequence ATGTTCAAGCAGCATCTGTTGATCATTGATCCGCAGAACGACTTCTGCGATCTGCCCCCCGGATTCCGCCCGCCCGATCCGCTGCTGCAAGGCACACACCGTGCACCGGCATTGCCTGTTGCGGGCGCCCATGCCGATATGCTGCGCCTCGCCACATTGATTGATGCCATTGGCGATCGGTTCAATGCCATCACCATCACGCTCGATTCGCATCAGCGGCTCGATATCGCGCATCCCACGTTCTGGCAAGACGGTGATGGCACGCCGATTGCCCCGTTCACCCAGATCCGCGCCGTGGATGTGGCGAACGGCCGTTACATGCCGCGCGACCCGGCCGCCACTGCCCGTGTATTGGACTATCTTGGCGCACTGGAAGCCAAGGGCCGTTACGTGCACATGGTCTGGCCGGTGCATTGCGAGATCGGCAGCTGGGGCCATGCAGTGCACGATAGCCTACGTTCTGCCTACAACCGTTGGGAAGAGCGCACGCTTGGCATCGTGGCCAAGGTGGTCAAGGGCACCAACCCGTGGACCGAACACTACAGCGCCATCGAAGCCGAGGTGCCGCTGGACGAGGATGCCAGCACCCAGGCCAATGCCCCGCTGGTGGCTGCACTCGATGTGGCCGATCGCATCGTTGTCGCTGGCGAGGCCGGCAGCCACTGCGTCAGGGCCACCGTCGAGCACCTGGTGGCACGCCTGCCGGACGGCGCGACACGGTTGACCCTGCTGACCGATTGCATGAGCGCCGTGGCGGGCTTTGAAACGCAGTATCGCGACTTCCTCACCGACATGCAGACCCGCGGCGCCAGGCTCGCCACCAGCCTTGACTTGGCGGCGGCATCGCCGGCCTGA
- a CDS encoding NUDIX hydrolase, whose protein sequence is MGDVICTVDVVLLTLRTAALHVLLHRREREPFQNVLALPGGYVHPHTDRDTRDAALRVLQDKLGIQSPYLEQLATFSGPARDPRGWSVSVAYYALVPENLIGNGKDCSGTTALCPVDDLRGLPFDHAQIVETAVHRVRNKSSYSSLPMHLCQAPFTLPQLQTVYEAVLGEPLNKVSFRRKMDELAVLEAIPGAFSSGNAHRPAQLYQLKPAWRHALSVTERGI, encoded by the coding sequence ATGGGGGACGTGATCTGTACCGTGGACGTGGTGTTGCTGACGCTGCGGACCGCCGCGCTGCATGTGCTGTTGCACCGGCGTGAACGTGAGCCGTTCCAGAACGTGCTTGCCTTGCCAGGCGGCTATGTGCACCCCCATACCGACCGCGATACCCGCGATGCCGCACTCAGGGTGCTGCAGGACAAGCTCGGTATCCAGAGCCCATATCTGGAACAGCTGGCAACCTTCAGCGGGCCGGCGCGCGATCCACGTGGTTGGTCGGTCAGCGTGGCCTACTACGCGCTGGTGCCGGAAAACCTGATCGGCAACGGCAAAGACTGCAGCGGTACCACGGCACTGTGTCCAGTGGACGACCTGCGCGGCCTGCCCTTCGACCATGCACAGATCGTCGAGACTGCAGTACACCGGGTACGCAACAAGAGCAGCTATTCATCACTGCCGATGCATCTATGCCAGGCGCCTTTCACGTTGCCGCAACTGCAGACGGTCTACGAGGCGGTGCTGGGCGAGCCGCTCAACAAGGTGAGCTTTCGTCGCAAGATGGACGAGTTGGCGGTGCTCGAAGCCATCCCTGGCGCGTTCTCCAGCGGCAACGCACACCGCCCGGCACAGCTTTATCAGCTCAAGCCGGCCTGGCGTCACGCATTGTCGGTGACCGAACGCGGCATCTGA
- a CDS encoding carbohydrate-binding protein — MYRPLLALLAAAWLSPTWAAAPIPEWREGDGYLVGVAVQYQGQTYKALQSHTAHKGTNWNPVNTPALWQLQRDPVQRCAPWQEGAAYQVGDKVRYEGGYYRAQQAHTAYQGTGWFPPKVPALWQPITQCDAVTPVPPGNGETINGIKVPPDPGAEGRRTLAGIDSDNDGVRDDVQRFLAKEVGQHPARFRYAMEMARITQLEILAASGNDREKARTLSNQKEIPFECFHNTFIKSKDNYKWRMEYSKKLAALHANTPDRMKTVVRSSELLSWMMLQPPLRIQCD; from the coding sequence ATGTACAGACCTCTGCTTGCCCTGCTTGCAGCCGCCTGGCTGAGCCCCACCTGGGCCGCCGCACCCATCCCGGAATGGCGCGAGGGCGATGGCTATCTGGTCGGCGTGGCCGTGCAATACCAGGGCCAGACCTACAAGGCGCTGCAATCGCATACTGCCCACAAGGGCACTAACTGGAACCCCGTCAACACCCCGGCGCTGTGGCAGCTGCAACGCGATCCGGTGCAGCGCTGCGCGCCGTGGCAGGAAGGTGCGGCCTATCAGGTCGGCGACAAGGTGCGGTACGAGGGTGGCTACTACCGGGCGCAGCAGGCGCATACCGCCTACCAGGGCACAGGCTGGTTCCCGCCCAAGGTGCCGGCGCTGTGGCAGCCGATCACGCAATGCGATGCCGTGACCCCGGTGCCGCCGGGCAATGGCGAGACCATCAACGGCATCAAGGTTCCACCCGACCCCGGCGCCGAAGGACGCAGGACCCTGGCCGGCATCGACAGCGACAACGATGGGGTGCGTGACGACGTGCAGCGATTCCTGGCCAAGGAGGTGGGGCAGCATCCGGCGCGGTTCAGATACGCGATGGAAATGGCGAGGATTACGCAGCTGGAGATTTTGGCTGCAAGTGGGAATGACCGGGAAAAGGCAAGGACATTAAGTAACCAAAAAGAAATCCCATTTGAATGTTTTCACAATACATTTATTAAATCAAAAGACAATTATAAATGGAGAATGGAATATTCAAAGAAATTGGCCGCGCTGCATGCCAACACACCAGATCGCATGAAAACCGTAGTAAGAAGCAGCGAATTGCTTAGTTGGATGATGCTTCAACCCCCGCTTCGCATTCAATGCGACTAA
- a CDS encoding DMT family transporter gives MNTASALRLILLAAIWGASFLFMRLSVPVLGPVIPAAGRVMVGAAFLGTAALLWVRTPLQRTHWRHYAILGLFNTALPFLCYGLAARTLTASLMSILNATTPIWGALVAAVWLGVRPTLKAACGLLLGVVGVAVLVGLDSASSAPGAGWAIASVLVATFCYALASSYGKRHAAQMPPFAAAHGSMWAASALMAPLLLWQPAAPVASGIAVGAVLALGVVCTGAAYLLYFRLVQDIGPAPTLTVTFLIPVFGVLWGVLLLGETIGHHTLVGAALVLVGTALATGFDPRKLGRK, from the coding sequence ATGAATACTGCTTCTGCCTTGCGCCTGATCCTGCTTGCCGCCATCTGGGGTGCTTCGTTCCTGTTCATGCGCCTGTCGGTGCCTGTGCTGGGGCCGGTGATCCCGGCGGCGGGACGCGTCATGGTCGGTGCCGCCTTCCTGGGGACGGCGGCATTGCTGTGGGTCCGTACCCCGCTGCAGCGAACGCATTGGCGCCATTACGCCATTCTGGGTCTGTTCAACACGGCCTTGCCGTTCCTGTGCTATGGCTTGGCGGCACGCACGCTGACTGCATCGCTGATGTCCATCCTCAATGCCACCACGCCGATCTGGGGTGCACTGGTGGCCGCGGTATGGCTGGGTGTGAGACCGACGTTGAAAGCGGCTTGCGGCCTGTTGTTGGGTGTGGTCGGCGTGGCGGTGCTGGTGGGGCTGGACAGCGCCAGCAGCGCGCCTGGTGCGGGCTGGGCGATCGCATCGGTGCTGGTGGCCACCTTCTGTTATGCGCTTGCCAGCAGCTACGGCAAGCGTCATGCCGCTCAGATGCCGCCCTTTGCCGCCGCCCACGGCAGCATGTGGGCCGCCAGTGCGCTGATGGCGCCGTTGCTGCTGTGGCAGCCGGCTGCACCGGTGGCGAGTGGCATTGCGGTCGGCGCGGTGCTGGCGCTGGGTGTGGTTTGCACCGGCGCAGCGTATCTGCTGTATTTCCGGCTGGTGCAGGATATCGGCCCTGCGCCGACACTGACCGTCACCTTCCTGATCCCGGTATTCGGCGTGCTGTGGGGCGTGTTGCTGCTCGGCGAAACCATCGGCCACCACACATTGGTGGGCGCGGCACTGGTGTTGGTGGGTACCGCGCTGGCGACGGGCTTCGATCCACGCAAACTGGGGCGAAAGTAG